From the genome of Streptomyces sp. NBC_01116, one region includes:
- a CDS encoding L,D-transpeptidase family protein encodes MTGTDSGWDGRGARGTGGARVTGAAPGQESGPGPEQGQESGPGPEQGQESGPGPEQGQGPGPGPGPQQRPPGAAEGRHAGGRGQGRRVAAVSLVALAALATGCEPGTAEGAQDVPPPVRATQAAAPTPSPFLTAPAPVTEDAKPATAPPPSPPSSTAAPAPTTARPAPEPSTAPPPRALMRTGSESDQVRELQARLRQIGHFGRNPTGYYGSVTADSVRSFQAKRRLPVTGSTDAVTWQRLLAMTRVPTAAELDPPTERPVAAPDERCLKGRVLCISKKSRTLAWMNDGEVVSAMDVRFGSEYTPTREGVFEVFWKSRDHVSTLYDTPMPYALFFSGGQAVHYSADFAANGYGGASHGCVNVRDKKKVAALFDQVKNGDKVVVSW; translated from the coding sequence ATGACGGGCACGGACAGCGGGTGGGACGGCCGGGGAGCGAGGGGCACGGGAGGGGCACGGGTCACCGGAGCGGCACCGGGGCAGGAATCGGGACCTGGACCGGAGCAGGGGCAGGAATCGGGACCTGGACCGGAGCAGGGGCAGGAATCGGGACCTGGACCGGAGCAGGGGCAGGGACCGGGGCCGGGGCCGGGACCGCAGCAGCGGCCGCCGGGTGCGGCCGAGGGGCGGCACGCGGGCGGAAGGGGCCAGGGGCGCCGTGTCGCCGCCGTTTCCCTGGTCGCGCTGGCCGCCCTCGCGACGGGATGCGAGCCCGGGACCGCCGAGGGGGCGCAGGACGTGCCGCCGCCGGTGCGGGCCACGCAGGCCGCCGCGCCGACCCCGAGCCCCTTCCTCACCGCCCCGGCCCCCGTGACCGAGGACGCGAAGCCCGCCACCGCACCGCCGCCCAGCCCGCCGTCCTCCACCGCCGCCCCGGCCCCGACGACGGCCCGGCCGGCCCCGGAGCCGAGCACCGCACCGCCGCCGCGCGCCCTGATGCGTACGGGGTCCGAGAGCGACCAGGTGCGGGAACTCCAGGCCCGGCTCCGCCAGATCGGCCACTTCGGGCGCAATCCCACCGGCTACTACGGCTCCGTCACCGCCGACTCCGTACGGTCCTTTCAGGCCAAGCGGCGGCTGCCGGTCACCGGAAGCACCGACGCGGTCACCTGGCAGCGGCTGCTGGCGATGACCCGGGTGCCGACCGCCGCCGAGCTGGACCCGCCGACCGAGCGGCCGGTGGCCGCTCCGGACGAACGGTGCCTGAAGGGCCGGGTCCTGTGCATCAGCAAGAAGAGCCGGACCCTGGCGTGGATGAACGACGGCGAGGTCGTCTCCGCGATGGACGTGCGGTTCGGCTCGGAGTACACGCCCACCCGGGAGGGCGTGTTCGAGGTGTTCTGGAAGTCCCGCGACCACGTGTCGACGCTCTACGACACCCCGATGCCGTACGCCCTGTTCTTCAGCGGCGGCCAGGCGGTCCACTACTCCGCCGACTTCGCGGCCAACGGTTACGGCGGCGCCTCGCACGGCTGCGTCAACGTGCGGGACAAGAAGAAGGTCGCGGCCCTGTTCGACCAGGTGAAGAACGGCGACAAGGTCGTCGTCTCCTGGTGA
- the leuE gene encoding leucine efflux protein LeuE — MLGVTDLPTYLAGLALIVLLPGPNSLYVLSVAARRGVRTGYTAAAGVWTGDAILMTLSALGAASLLQTTPLLFAIVKYAGAAYLTWMAIGMLRAAVSLWRERHRRTAELVETVDAAGTADAAGASGATAPVERPYRRALVVSLVNPKAILFLISFFVQFVDPGYAYPALSFLVLGTLLQLASFAYLSVLIFGGTRLAAAFRRRKRLSAGATSAAGVLFLGFAAKLSFSSV; from the coding sequence ATGCTGGGTGTCACCGATCTTCCGACTTATCTCGCCGGTCTGGCGCTGATCGTTCTTCTGCCGGGGCCGAACTCGCTGTACGTGCTCTCCGTCGCCGCCCGGCGCGGGGTGCGCACCGGCTACACGGCCGCCGCGGGCGTCTGGACCGGGGACGCCATCCTGATGACGCTCTCCGCGCTCGGCGCCGCGTCCCTGCTCCAGACCACGCCCCTGCTCTTCGCGATCGTCAAGTACGCGGGCGCGGCCTATCTGACCTGGATGGCCATCGGGATGCTGCGGGCGGCCGTGTCCCTGTGGCGCGAGCGGCACCGGCGTACCGCCGAACTCGTGGAGACGGTGGACGCCGCCGGGACGGCTGACGCGGCCGGAGCCTCCGGGGCGACGGCCCCCGTGGAGCGGCCCTACCGCAGGGCCCTGGTGGTCAGCCTGGTCAACCCGAAGGCGATCCTGTTCCTGATCTCCTTCTTCGTCCAGTTCGTCGACCCGGGCTACGCCTACCCGGCGCTGTCGTTCCTGGTGCTCGGCACGCTGCTCCAGCTCGCCAGCTTCGCGTACCTCTCGGTGCTGATCTTCGGCGGCACCCGCCTGGCCGCCGCCTTCCGGCGCCGTAAGCGCCTGTCGGCGGGGGCCACTTCCGCGGCGGGTGTCCTGTTCCTCGGGTTCGCGGCCAAGCTCTCGTTCAGCAGCGTGTAG
- a CDS encoding DUF4118 domain-containing protein has protein sequence MGRGKLRIYLGAAPGVGKTYAMLSEAHRRVERGTDAVIGFVEHHNRPRTEVMLHGLELLPRRELEYRGSVFTEMDVDAVLERAPAVALVDELAHTNVPGSRNAKRWQDVEELLRAGIDVISTVNIQHLESLGDVVESITGVRQRETVPDEVVRRADQIELVDMSPQALRRRMAHGNIYQPDKMDAALSNYFRPGNLTALRELALLWVADRVDEYLQQYRGEHNIRTTWQARERIVVGLTGGPEGRTLIRRASRLAEKGAGGEVLAVYIAASDGLKAVSPKELAVQRTLVEDLGGTFHHVIGDDVPSALLEFARGVNATQIVLGVSRRKTWQYAFGPGVSATVARESGPDLDVHMVTHDSVAKGRGLPVGRGARLGRARVVWGWLVGVTGPALLALLLSTVVPDLGLANDMLLFLTATVAAALLGGMLPALASAAFGSLLLNYYFTPPLGRFTIADPKNIVAIVIFVGVAVSVASVVDLAARRTHQAARLRAESEILSFLAGSVLRGETALDALLERVRETFAMDSVALLERTAEVEPWSCTAAVGTRPVERPEDADVDIPVGENLALVLSGRALPAEDRRVLGAFAAQAAVALDRRRLVDQAEEARKLAEGDRFRTALLAAVSHDLRTPLAGIKASVTSLRSRDVAWSETDREALLEGIEDGADRLSALIGNLLDMSRLNTGTVVPLIRETDLDEVVPMALGGVPDGSVELDIPETLPMVAVDRGLLERIVANIVENAVKYSPEDRPVLVSASTLRDRVELRVVDRGPGVPDTAKEHIFEPFQRLGDAPRGAGVGLGLAVARGFTEAIRATLTAEDTPGGGLTMVLTLPRGNTGRTRDA, from the coding sequence ATGGGACGCGGAAAGCTGCGGATCTACCTGGGCGCGGCGCCGGGCGTCGGCAAGACGTACGCGATGCTCTCGGAAGCCCACCGGCGGGTGGAGCGGGGCACCGACGCGGTCATCGGATTCGTGGAGCACCACAACAGGCCGCGGACCGAGGTGATGCTCCACGGTCTGGAGCTCCTGCCGCGCCGGGAGCTGGAGTACCGGGGCTCGGTGTTCACGGAGATGGATGTGGACGCGGTGCTGGAGCGTGCCCCGGCCGTGGCCCTGGTCGACGAGCTGGCCCACACCAACGTCCCCGGTTCGCGCAACGCCAAGCGCTGGCAGGACGTCGAGGAGTTGCTCAGGGCCGGGATCGACGTCATATCGACGGTCAACATCCAGCACCTGGAGTCGCTGGGCGACGTGGTGGAGTCGATCACCGGGGTCCGGCAGCGCGAGACCGTCCCCGACGAGGTGGTCCGCCGGGCCGACCAGATCGAGCTGGTCGACATGTCGCCCCAGGCGCTGCGCCGCCGGATGGCGCACGGGAACATCTACCAGCCCGACAAGATGGACGCTGCCCTCTCGAACTACTTCCGTCCCGGCAACCTCACCGCCCTGCGCGAGCTGGCCCTGCTCTGGGTCGCCGACCGGGTCGACGAGTACCTCCAGCAGTACCGGGGCGAGCACAACATCCGCACCACCTGGCAGGCCCGCGAACGCATCGTCGTCGGACTGACCGGCGGACCCGAGGGCCGCACCCTCATCCGCCGCGCCTCCCGCCTCGCGGAGAAGGGGGCCGGCGGCGAGGTGCTGGCCGTCTACATCGCGGCGAGCGACGGGCTGAAGGCGGTGTCGCCCAAGGAACTGGCCGTCCAGCGCACCCTGGTCGAGGACCTCGGCGGCACCTTCCACCACGTCATCGGCGACGACGTGCCCTCGGCCCTGCTGGAGTTCGCCCGCGGGGTCAACGCCACCCAGATCGTCCTCGGCGTCAGCCGGCGCAAGACCTGGCAGTACGCGTTCGGGCCCGGCGTCAGCGCCACCGTCGCCCGCGAGTCCGGTCCGGACCTGGACGTCCACATGGTCACCCACGACTCCGTCGCCAAGGGCCGCGGCCTGCCCGTGGGCCGCGGCGCCCGGCTCGGCCGCGCCCGCGTCGTCTGGGGCTGGCTCGTCGGCGTCACCGGGCCCGCCCTCCTCGCCCTGCTGCTCAGCACCGTCGTCCCGGACCTCGGGCTCGCCAACGACATGCTGCTGTTCCTCACCGCCACCGTCGCTGCCGCCCTGCTCGGCGGCATGCTGCCCGCCCTCGCCTCGGCGGCCTTCGGCTCCCTGCTGCTGAACTACTACTTCACCCCGCCCCTGGGCCGGTTCACGATCGCCGATCCCAAGAACATCGTCGCCATCGTGATCTTCGTCGGGGTGGCCGTGTCCGTCGCCTCCGTCGTCGACCTGGCGGCCCGCCGCACCCACCAGGCGGCCCGGCTGCGCGCCGAGTCGGAGATCCTCTCCTTCCTCGCGGGCAGCGTCCTGCGCGGCGAGACCGCCCTGGACGCCCTGCTGGAGAGGGTCCGCGAGACCTTCGCCATGGACTCCGTCGCCCTCCTGGAGCGGACGGCCGAGGTCGAACCCTGGTCCTGTACGGCGGCGGTCGGCACCCGCCCCGTCGAACGCCCAGAGGACGCCGACGTCGACATACCGGTGGGGGAGAACCTGGCACTGGTCCTGAGCGGCCGGGCGCTGCCCGCCGAGGACCGCCGGGTCCTGGGAGCCTTCGCCGCCCAGGCAGCCGTGGCGCTGGACCGCCGGCGCCTGGTCGACCAGGCCGAGGAGGCGCGCAAACTCGCCGAGGGCGACCGCTTCCGCACCGCCCTCCTCGCCGCCGTCAGCCACGACCTGCGCACCCCGCTCGCCGGCATCAAGGCCTCGGTCACCTCGCTGCGCTCCCGCGACGTCGCCTGGTCGGAGACCGACCGCGAGGCCCTGCTCGAAGGGATCGAGGACGGCGCCGACCGGCTCTCGGCCCTGATCGGCAACCTCCTGGACATGTCCCGCCTGAACACGGGCACCGTGGTCCCGCTGATCCGGGAGACGGACCTGGACGAAGTCGTCCCCATGGCGCTGGGCGGCGTCCCGGACGGGAGCGTGGAGCTGGACATCCCGGAGACGCTGCCCATGGTCGCCGTCGACCGCGGGCTGCTGGAACGCATCGTCGCCAACATCGTCGAGAACGCCGTCAAGTACAGCCCCGAGGACCGGCCCGTGCTCGTCTCCGCCAGCACACTGCGCGACCGCGTCGAACTCCGCGTCGTCGACCGCGGCCCCGGCGTCCCCGACACGGCCAAGGAGCACATATTCGAGCCGTTCCAGCGACTCGGCGACGCCCCGAGGGGCGCGGGTGTCGGGCTCGGCCTGGCCGTCGCACGGGGCTTCACCGAGGCGATACGGGCCACCCTCACCGCCGAGGACACGCCCGGGGGCGGTCTCACCATGGTCCTCACGCTGCCCCGCGGCAACACCGGCCGGACCCGCGACGCGTGA
- a CDS encoding response regulator, which yields MPRVLVVEDDVQLVRALKINLQARSYDVEEASDGGSALRLAATCKPDVIVLDLGLPDMDGVELITMIRGWSRVPILVLSARHMSEDKVRALDAGADDYVTKPFSMDELLARLRAATRRRQATAETPEPTVVTTDGFTIDLAAKKVQRDSGTVRLTPTEWHLLEILVTSPGRLVSQRALLREVWGPTYAENTNYLRVYMAQLRRKLEADPAHPRYLITEPGMGYRFEP from the coding sequence ATGCCCCGGGTGCTCGTGGTGGAAGACGATGTGCAGCTGGTCCGCGCCCTCAAGATCAACCTCCAGGCCCGCAGCTACGACGTCGAGGAGGCTTCCGACGGCGGTTCCGCCCTCCGGCTCGCCGCGACCTGCAAGCCGGACGTCATCGTGCTGGACCTCGGCCTGCCGGACATGGACGGCGTCGAGCTGATCACGATGATCCGGGGCTGGAGCCGGGTGCCGATCCTCGTCCTGTCCGCCCGCCACATGTCCGAGGACAAGGTGCGGGCCCTGGACGCCGGGGCCGACGACTACGTGACCAAGCCCTTCAGCATGGACGAACTGCTGGCCCGGCTGCGCGCGGCCACCCGGCGGCGGCAGGCGACCGCCGAGACGCCGGAACCGACCGTCGTCACCACGGACGGCTTCACCATCGACCTGGCGGCGAAGAAGGTCCAGCGCGACTCCGGCACCGTCCGGCTGACCCCGACCGAATGGCATCTCCTCGAAATCCTGGTCACCAGCCCCGGCCGCCTGGTGTCCCAGCGCGCGCTCCTGCGGGAGGTCTGGGGGCCCACCTACGCGGAGAACACCAACTACCTGCGGGTCTACATGGCCCAGCTGCGGCGCAAGCTCGAAGCGGACCCCGCCCACCCCCGGTATCTGATCACCGAACCGGGCATGGGCTACCGCTTCGAGCCCTGA
- a CDS encoding glycosyltransferase family 2 protein, giving the protein MPKLSVVVPLHNVAPYAPTTLGSLARNADPDIEFLLVDDASTDGTQDIVDHWAELLPRARVIRHGTNVGIAAARNSGIDAAEGDYLTFLDGDDWYAPGHLDRMVRAAQDLDCDFARTDHVQSTGTTRVVRRAPAPLRDTLLDPRDGIGAPERETMVDYPFVWAGIYHRRLFADGAQRFTTELRTAEDRLWIWQLHLRARTYAALGLYGIFYRRGVTTSLTQIKDSRQLDFFPAYDTLLDQLRTDRDADVLLPKAVRTYCAMIAFHNEKADDYEPATARRLRSESAAALGRMPQDVLDRTLTMIDDKRGTLLSRLRTKQKAA; this is encoded by the coding sequence GTGCCGAAACTGTCCGTTGTCGTACCGCTCCACAATGTCGCGCCCTATGCTCCGACCACGCTGGGCAGCCTGGCCCGCAACGCGGACCCGGACATCGAGTTCCTGCTGGTCGATGACGCGTCCACCGACGGCACGCAGGACATCGTCGACCACTGGGCCGAGCTGCTGCCGCGCGCCCGGGTGATCCGGCACGGTACGAACGTCGGCATCGCGGCCGCCCGCAACAGCGGCATCGACGCCGCCGAGGGCGACTACCTCACCTTCCTCGACGGCGACGACTGGTACGCCCCCGGCCATCTGGACCGCATGGTGCGCGCCGCCCAGGACCTCGACTGCGACTTCGCCCGCACCGACCACGTCCAGTCCACCGGCACCACCCGGGTCGTGCGGCGCGCCCCCGCGCCCCTCCGGGACACCCTGCTGGACCCCCGCGACGGGATCGGGGCGCCCGAGCGCGAGACCATGGTCGACTACCCGTTCGTCTGGGCCGGGATCTACCACCGGCGGCTCTTCGCCGACGGCGCCCAGCGCTTCACCACCGAACTGCGCACCGCCGAGGACCGGCTGTGGATCTGGCAGCTCCATCTGCGCGCCCGCACCTACGCGGCGCTCGGGCTGTACGGCATCTTCTACCGGCGCGGGGTCACCACCTCCCTGACCCAGATCAAGGACTCCCGCCAGCTCGACTTCTTCCCCGCCTACGACACGCTGCTCGACCAGCTGCGCACGGACCGGGACGCGGACGTCCTGCTGCCGAAGGCCGTGCGCACCTACTGCGCGATGATCGCCTTCCACAACGAGAAGGCCGACGACTACGAGCCCGCCACCGCCCGGCGGCTGCGCTCCGAGTCGGCCGCCGCGCTGGGCCGGATGCCGCAGGACGTGCTCGACCGCACCCTGACGATGATCGACGACAAGCGCGGCACGCTCCTCAGCCGTCTGCGCACCAAGCAGAAGGCCGCCTGA
- the kdpB gene encoding potassium-transporting ATPase subunit KdpB, translating into MSTVTPTRAPHGDIPPAGGHGAANRVGSGLFDPQQLLKSFPDALRKLDPRVMVKSPVMFVVLVGSVVTTVLALTDPTDWFGWAITGWLWLTTVFANLAEAVAEGRGKAQADTLRKAKTGTVARRVIGPNEERVAGTDLRIGDLVICEAGDVIPGDGDVVEGVASVDESAITGESAPVIRESGGDRSAVTGGTKVLSDRVVIRITTKPGETFIDRMINLVEGASRQKTPNEVALNILLASLTIVFLLAVVTLKPFAIYAGADDQTSLIVLAALLVCLIPTTIGALLSAIGIAGMDRLVQRNVLAMSGRAVEAAGDVSTLLLDKTGTITLGNRQAAEFLAVRGVTESTLADAAQLSSLADETPEGRSIVVLAKEKYGLRERTQGELTDAAWVEFTAQTRMSGVDLDGRKVRKGATGSVIAWVKERNGSVSEDAQALTDRISQAGGTPLLVAVEDADGARVLGVVHLKDVVKEGMRERFDELRRMGIRTVMITGDNPLTAKAIAEEAGVDDFLAEATPEDKMALIKREQAGGKLVAMTGDGTNDAPALAQADVGVAMNTGTSAAKEAGNMVDLDSNPTKLIEIVEIGKQLLITRGALTTFSIANDVAKYFAIIPAMFAVAYPSLDKLNVMGLASPESAILSAVIFNALIIVALVPLALKGVRYRPAGADRMLRRNLGVYGLGGIVAPFIGIKIIDMLLSLIPGIG; encoded by the coding sequence ATGAGCACCGTCACCCCCACTCGCGCTCCGCACGGAGACATACCGCCGGCCGGCGGCCACGGGGCCGCCAACCGGGTCGGCAGCGGGCTGTTCGACCCCCAGCAGCTGCTGAAGTCGTTCCCGGACGCGCTGCGCAAGCTCGACCCTCGGGTGATGGTCAAGTCGCCCGTGATGTTCGTCGTGCTGGTCGGCTCGGTGGTCACCACCGTGCTGGCGCTCACCGACCCGACCGACTGGTTCGGCTGGGCGATCACCGGCTGGCTCTGGCTGACCACGGTCTTCGCCAACCTCGCCGAGGCGGTCGCCGAAGGCCGGGGCAAGGCCCAGGCCGACACCCTGCGCAAGGCCAAGACCGGCACCGTCGCCCGCCGGGTCATCGGTCCGAACGAGGAGAGGGTCGCGGGGACCGACCTGCGCATCGGGGACCTGGTGATCTGCGAGGCCGGAGACGTCATCCCCGGCGACGGGGACGTCGTCGAGGGCGTCGCCTCCGTCGACGAGTCCGCGATCACCGGTGAATCGGCTCCGGTCATCCGCGAGTCCGGCGGCGACCGCAGCGCGGTGACCGGCGGTACGAAGGTGCTCTCCGACCGCGTCGTCATCAGGATCACGACGAAGCCCGGAGAGACCTTCATCGACCGCATGATCAACCTGGTGGAGGGCGCCTCCCGGCAGAAGACGCCCAACGAGGTCGCCCTGAACATCCTGCTGGCGTCCCTGACGATCGTCTTCCTGCTGGCCGTGGTCACCCTCAAGCCCTTCGCGATCTACGCGGGCGCGGACGACCAGACGTCGCTGATCGTGCTCGCCGCGCTGCTGGTCTGCCTGATCCCCACCACGATCGGGGCCCTGCTGTCCGCGATCGGCATCGCGGGCATGGACCGCCTGGTGCAGCGCAACGTCCTGGCCATGTCGGGGCGCGCGGTCGAGGCGGCGGGCGACGTGTCCACCCTGCTGCTCGACAAGACCGGAACCATCACCCTGGGCAACCGGCAGGCCGCCGAGTTCCTCGCGGTCAGGGGCGTCACCGAGAGCACGCTCGCGGACGCCGCGCAGCTCTCCTCGCTCGCCGACGAGACCCCGGAGGGCCGGTCGATCGTCGTGCTCGCCAAGGAGAAGTACGGGCTGCGGGAGCGCACCCAGGGGGAGCTGACGGACGCCGCGTGGGTGGAGTTCACCGCGCAGACCCGGATGTCGGGCGTCGACCTGGACGGGCGGAAGGTCCGCAAGGGCGCGACCGGTTCCGTCATCGCGTGGGTGAAGGAGCGGAACGGCAGTGTCTCCGAGGACGCGCAAGCGCTCACGGACCGGATTTCCCAGGCCGGTGGCACGCCGCTGCTGGTGGCTGTGGAAGACGCTGACGGCGCTCGGGTCCTCGGGGTCGTCCACCTGAAGGACGTGGTGAAGGAGGGCATGCGGGAGCGGTTCGACGAACTGCGCCGGATGGGCATCCGTACGGTCATGATCACGGGTGACAATCCGCTGACCGCGAAGGCGATCGCCGAGGAGGCGGGGGTCGACGACTTCCTGGCCGAGGCGACGCCCGAGGACAAGATGGCCCTCATCAAGCGGGAGCAGGCCGGGGGCAAGCTCGTCGCGATGACCGGTGACGGCACCAACGACGCACCCGCCCTGGCCCAGGCCGACGTCGGCGTCGCGATGAACACCGGAACCTCGGCCGCCAAGGAGGCCGGGAACATGGTGGACCTCGACTCCAACCCCACCAAGCTCATCGAGATCGTCGAGATCGGCAAACAACTCCTCATCACCCGAGGAGCCCTGACCACCTTCTCCATCGCCAACGACGTGGCGAAGTACTTCGCGATCATCCCCGCCATGTTCGCCGTGGCGTACCCGTCGCTGGACAAGCTCAACGTCATGGGGCTCGCCTCGCCCGAGTCCGCGATCCTGTCCGCGGTCATCTTCAACGCCCTGATCATCGTCGCGCTGGTGCCCCTGGCCCTCAAGGGCGTGCGCTACCGGCCCGCCGGCGCCGACCGGATGCTCCGCCGCAACCTGGGCGTCTACGGACTCGGCGGCATCGTCGCCCCGTTCATCGGCATCAAGATCATCGACATGCTCCTCTCCCTCATTCCCGGAATCGGCTGA
- a CDS encoding RNA polymerase sigma factor, whose translation MLGDDAELTAAVLAAQDGDEDAFRAVYRAVQPRLLGYIRTLVGEPDAEDVASEAWLQIARDLGRFSGDADRFRGWAARIARNRSLDHLRMRSRRPAIGGDETELTTRAAESDTAGDAIEALDTDRTMSLIAQLPQDQAEAVVLRVVVGLDAKSAAQTLGKRPGAVRTAAHRGLKRLAELLGAEHPGTNRAGDAFPVDGASADDAPAPAPDPIPAPAPAPIQAPAPASAPVPAQGADDGAGQEAGGGAGLGAVPAQRPGRGGPAAPAGVTPGVTHLRPWTQKDM comes from the coding sequence GTGCTGGGGGACGACGCGGAGCTGACTGCCGCGGTGCTCGCGGCACAGGACGGGGACGAGGACGCCTTCCGTGCTGTGTACCGCGCGGTGCAGCCACGGTTGCTGGGCTACATACGGACGCTGGTCGGGGAGCCGGACGCCGAGGACGTGGCGTCCGAGGCGTGGCTGCAGATCGCGCGCGACCTCGGCCGCTTCAGCGGTGACGCCGACCGGTTCCGGGGCTGGGCCGCCCGGATCGCGCGCAACCGCTCGCTGGACCACCTCCGGATGCGCAGCCGCCGCCCCGCGATCGGCGGCGACGAGACCGAGCTGACCACGCGGGCCGCCGAATCCGACACCGCGGGCGACGCCATCGAGGCGCTGGACACCGACCGCACCATGTCCCTCATCGCCCAGCTGCCGCAGGACCAGGCCGAGGCCGTCGTGCTCCGGGTGGTCGTCGGGCTTGACGCGAAGAGCGCGGCGCAGACCCTGGGCAAGCGGCCCGGCGCCGTACGCACCGCCGCCCACCGCGGCCTCAAGCGACTGGCCGAACTCCTCGGCGCGGAGCATCCCGGGACGAACCGCGCCGGCGACGCGTTCCCCGTGGACGGCGCCTCCGCGGACGACGCCCCGGCTCCTGCCCCGGACCCGATTCCGGCCCCGGCCCCGGCTCCGATTCAGGCTCCGGCTCCTGCCTCGGCCCCGGTCCCTGCTCAGGGCGCCGACGACGGCGCGGGACAGGAGGCGGGCGGTGGCGCCGGGCTCGGCGCCGTGCCCGCGCAGCGCCCCGGGCGGGGCGGTCCGGCGGCGCCCGCCGGAGTCACTCCCGGTGTGACGCATTTGCGACCGTGGACGCAGAAGGACATGTGA
- a CDS encoding potassium-transporting ATPase subunit C, with product MTNNSVSSTVRVLGAGLRALLVLTLVCGVLYPLAVTGVAQALFNDKANGSEIKDGSGQVVGSSLIGQRYDLPIEDGEESPAPDLKWFQPRPSNGLGGNSVNTQYSLILSGATNRSGDNEELVQWVTDAKAAVVKDNSTSTYTVKPADVPADAVTSSGSGLDPDISPAYAELQVHRVAEKNDLDVKKVENLVADHTSGRLLGFMGEPRVNVLELNTALRNLTQG from the coding sequence ATGACCAACAACTCCGTCAGCAGCACCGTGCGCGTGCTCGGGGCCGGACTCCGCGCCCTGCTCGTCCTCACCCTGGTCTGCGGGGTCCTCTACCCGCTCGCCGTCACCGGCGTCGCCCAGGCCCTGTTCAACGACAAGGCCAACGGTTCCGAGATCAAGGACGGGAGCGGCCAGGTCGTCGGCTCCTCCCTCATCGGACAGCGGTACGACCTTCCGATCGAGGACGGCGAGGAGTCACCCGCCCCGGACCTGAAGTGGTTCCAGCCGCGCCCCTCCAACGGGCTCGGCGGCAACAGCGTCAACACGCAGTACTCCCTGATCCTCTCCGGAGCCACCAACCGATCCGGTGACAACGAGGAACTGGTCCAGTGGGTGACCGACGCCAAGGCGGCCGTGGTCAAGGACAACTCCACCTCCACGTACACGGTGAAGCCCGCGGACGTGCCCGCCGACGCCGTCACCTCCTCCGGCTCCGGCCTGGACCCCGACATCTCACCCGCGTACGCCGAACTCCAGGTCCACCGGGTCGCCGAGAAGAACGACCTCGACGTCAAGAAGGTCGAGAACCTCGTCGCCGACCACACCAGCGGCCGGCTGCTCGGCTTCATGGGGGAGCCCCGGGTGAACGTCCTGGAGCTGAACACCGCGCTCAGGAACCTGACCCAGGGCTGA
- a CDS encoding MarR family winged helix-turn-helix transcriptional regulator gives MNYSHDDAGLARQPIGYWSWAAHEATVTHIRSALAEHGLTQPPWWVLNQLEGADEEGRGRAELVTMLSGYLDTGADGMEEAVGSLLERGLVTEDSGARLRITAEGRALREKAYARVTRASAEIHEGIPEAEFVAALKVLQRMIHNVGGKAWHH, from the coding sequence ATGAACTACTCACACGACGACGCAGGACTCGCCCGCCAGCCGATCGGCTACTGGAGCTGGGCCGCGCACGAGGCGACGGTCACCCACATCCGGTCCGCGCTGGCCGAACACGGACTCACCCAGCCTCCCTGGTGGGTGCTCAACCAACTGGAGGGCGCGGACGAGGAGGGGCGGGGCCGGGCCGAGCTGGTCACCATGCTCAGCGGCTACCTCGACACCGGGGCGGACGGCATGGAGGAAGCCGTCGGGAGCCTCCTCGAACGGGGGCTGGTCACCGAGGACTCCGGGGCCCGGCTGCGGATCACGGCCGAGGGACGGGCGCTGCGCGAGAAGGCGTACGCCCGTGTCACGCGGGCGAGCGCGGAGATCCACGAGGGCATCCCCGAGGCGGAGTTCGTCGCCGCGCTGAAGGTGCTCCAGCGGATGATCCACAACGTCGGGGGCAAGGCCTGGCACCACTGA